Proteins from one Dama dama isolate Ldn47 chromosome 12, ASM3311817v1, whole genome shotgun sequence genomic window:
- the LOC133065892 gene encoding collagen alpha-1(I) chain-like, which translates to MRPASWGSEKHSHLRAPHSPLPSRPPCDTRRDQASQREIHPSTGDGGPEPGSPTTGAGPGQTAAAWEARPLLTGLAGAGREGNAPSSQELGGKSRGTECGSGSPPQPLTSLVSLGAFLIASEALVFSPVTGHPPDYPRRGLRQQISIFSKVQRLDVQEQGVAGLVPGLADGCLLRGSSGFSARPHGSSRGPQGSSAGPQGSSPGLRGPLRVLMGPPRALRGPPRVPRGPPQVPSGPHRVPRGPPQVPRGPPRVPRGPPQVFGVLCASSWVLPGPSGVLRGSPGVLPRSPVVLTGSPGVLPRSPGVLRGSPGVLPRSSVVLTGSPGVLPRSPVVLTGSPGVLPRSPVVLRGSPGVLPRSPVVLRGSPGVLPGPSGVLRGSPGVLPRSPVVLRGSPGVLPGPSGVLRGSPGVLPRSPVVLTGSPGVLPRSSVVLTGSPGVLPRSSVVLTGSPGSSPGPQGPPRVPRGPPQVPSGPPRVPRVLPRSPVVLTGSPGSSPGPQWSSPGPQGPHRVPRGPPRVPSGPHRVPRVLPGSPGSSPGHQGPPRVPSGPHRVPRGPPQVPSGPHRVPRGPPQVLSGPPRVPRVLPGSPGVLPRSPVVLTGSPGVLPRSSVVLPGSPGSSPGPQGPPRVPRVLPGSPGVLPRSPVVLTGSPGVLPRSPGSSPGPQGSSPGPQWSSPGPQGPPRVPRVLRGSPGSSPGPQGSSPGPQWSSPGPQGSSPGPQGPPRVPRVLRGSPGSSPGPQGSSPGPQWSSPGPQGPPRVPRVLRGSPGSSPGPQWSSPGPQGPPRVPSGPPRVPRVLRGSPGSSPGPHGSSRGPQGSSAGPQGPPQVPSGPPQVPRVLPGSPVVLPGSPGSSPGPQGPPPPGGAQAPPPGNGGGPRAWSVGWRAQPGLSASGVRSKALHFLDGETESRGSRHCSRGWGAPGLRAPPVCPELLAARPRGGRGDGPGLGKGRIPGPRLQPRPRTRPRAAAS; encoded by the exons CTCGCCCACcacgggggcggggcctgggcagACTGCAGCTGCATGGGAGGCCAGGCCCCTTCTCACGGGGCTCgcgggggcagggagagagggcaATGCCCCTTCTTCCCAAGAACTCGGTGGGAAGAGCCGGGGGACAGAGTGTGGGTCAGGCTCCCCGCCCCAGCCGCTCACCAGCCTCGTGAGCCTGGGTGCATTTCTTATCGCCTCCGAAGCCTTGGTCTTTTCACCTGTAACAGGGCACCCACCAGACTACCCCAGACGGGGACTTAGACAGCAGATCTCCATTTTCTCAAAGGTCCAGAGGCTGGACGTCCAAGAGCAGGGTGTCGCAGGGCTGGTCCCGGGACTCGCAGATGGCTGCCTCCTCCGCGGGTCCTCAGGGTTCTCCGCGCGTCCTCATGGGTCCTCCCGGGGCCCTCAGGGGTCCTCCGCGGGTCCCCAGGGGTCCTCCCCAGGTCTTCGGGGTCCTCTGCGCGTCCTCATGGGTCCTCCCCGGGCCCTCAGGGGTCCTCCGCGGGTCCCCAGGGGTCCTCCCCAGGTCCCCAGTGGTCCTCACCGGGTCCCCAGGGGTCCTCCCCAGGTCCCCAGGGGTCCTCCGCGGGTCCCCAGGGGTCCTCCCCAGGTCTTCGGGGTCCTCTGCGCGTCCTCATGGGTCCTCCCCGGGCCCTCAGGGGTCCTCCGCGGGTCCCCAGGGGTCCTCCCCAGGTCCCCAGTGGTCCTCACCGGGTCCCCAGGGGTCCTCCCCAGGTCCCCAGGGGTCCTCCGCGGGTCCCCAGGGGTCCTCCCCAGGTCCTCAGTGGTCCTCACCGGGTCCCCAGGGGTCCTCCCCAGGTCCCCAGTGGTCCTCACCGGGTCCCCAGGGGTCCTCCCCAGGTCCCCAGTGGTCCTCCGCGGGTCCCCAGGGGTCCTCCCCAGGTCCCCAGTGGTCCTCCGCGGGTCCCCAGGGGTCCTCCCCGGGCCCTCAGGGGTCCTCCGCGGGTCCCCAGGGGTCCTCCCCAGGTCCCCAGTGGTCCTCCGCGGGTCCCCAGGGGTCCTCCCCGGGCCCTCAGGGGTCCTCCGCGGGTCCCCAGGGGTCCTCCCCAGGTCCCCAGTGGTCCTCACCGGGTCCCCAGGGGTCCTCCCCAGGTCCTCAGTGGTCCTCACCGGGTCCCCAGGGGTCCTCCCCAGGTCCTCAGTGGTCCTCACCGGGTCCCCAGGGTCCTCACCGGGTCCCCAGGGTCCTCCCCGGGTCCCCAGGGGTCCTCCCCAGGTCCCCAGTGGTCCTCCCCGGGTCCCCAGGGTCCTCCCCAGGTCCCCAGTGGTCCTCACCGGGTCCCCAGGGTCCTCCCCAGGTCCCCAGTGGTCCTCCCCGGGTCCCCAGGGTCCTCACCGGGTCCCCAGGGGTCCTCCCCGGGTCCCCAGTGGTCCTCACCGGGTCCCCAGGGTCCTCCCCGGGTCCCCAGGGTCCTCCCCAGGTCACCAGGGTCCTCCCCGGGTCCCCAGTGGTCCTCACCGGGTCCCCAGGGGTCCTCCCCAGGTCCCCAGTGGTCCTCACCGGGTCCCCAGGGGTCCTCCCCAGGTCCTCAGTGGTCCTCCCCGGGTCCCCAGGGTCCTCCCCGGGTCCCCAGGGGTCCTCCCCAGGTCCCCAGTGGTCCTCACCGGGTCCCCAGGGGTCCTCCCCAGGTCCTCAGTGGTCCTCCCCGGGTCCCCAGGGTCCTCCCCGGGTCCCCAGGGTCCTCCGCGGGTCCCCAGGGTCCTCCCCGGGTCCCCAGGGGTCCTCCCCAGGTCCCCAGTGGTCCTCACCGGGTCCCCAGGGGTCCTCCCTAGGTCCCCAGGGTCCTCCCCGGGTCCCCAGGGGTCCTCCCCAGGTCCTCAGTGGTCCTCCCCGGGTCCCCAGGGTCCTCCCCGGGTCCCCAGGGTCCTCCGCGGGTCCCCAGGGTCCTCCCCGGGTCCCCAGGGGTCCTCCCCAGGTCCCCAGTGGTCCTCACCGGGTCCCCAGGGGTCCTCCCCAGGTCCCCAGGGTCCTCCCCGGGTCCCCAGGGTCCTCCGCGGGTCCCCAGGGTCCTCCCCGGGTCCCCAGGGGTCCTCCCCAGGTCCCCAGTGGTCCTCACCGGGTCCCCAGGGTCCTCCCCGGGTCCCCAGGGTCCTCCGCGGGTCCCCAGGGTCCTCCCCGGGTCCCCAGTGGTCCTCCCCGGGTCCCCAGGGTCCTCCCCGGGTCCCCAGTGGTCCTCCCCGGGTCCCCAGGGTCCTCCGCGGGTCCCCAGGGTCCTCCCCGGGCCCTCATGGGTCCTCCCGGGGCCCTCAGGGGTCCTCCGCGGGTCCCCAGGGTCCTCCCCAGGTCCCCAGTGGTCCTCCCCAGGTCCCCAGGGTCCTCCCCGGGTCCCCAGTGGTCCTCCCCGGGTCCCCAGGGTCCTCCCCGGGTCCCCAGGGTCCTCCCCCT CCCGGGGGAgcacaggccccgcccccggggaATGGGGGTGGTCCCAGGGCTTGGAGCGTGGGCTGG CGGGCACAGCCCGGCCTTAGCGCGAGTGGGGTACGCAGCAAAGCCCTGCACTTCCTGGACGGGGAAACTGAGTCACGGGGAAGCCGTCACTGCAGCAGGGGCTGGGGTGCACCGGGGCTGCGGGCCCCACCTGTGTGTCCCGAGCTCCTGGCCGCCCGGCCCCGGGGCGGGAGAGGAGATGGGCCCGGCCTGGGCAAGGGAAGGATCCCCGGGCCCCGCCTGCAGCCCCGCCCCCGGACCCGTCCCCGAGCTGCAGCCTCCTGA